The following proteins are co-located in the Massilia litorea genome:
- a CDS encoding immunity protein Imm33 domain-containing protein has translation MPSPRDPGTKLGMALATDSDFYQPLHVAHIDEYLPSVEPYLSLPPVTVRFGATAAVPLARVE, from the coding sequence ATGCCAAGCCCCCGAGACCCTGGGACCAAGCTTGGGATGGCACTTGCCACCGATTCTGACTTCTATCAGCCGCTTCACGTCGCGCACATCGATGAGTACCTTCCATCGGTGGAACCTTACTTGTCACTGCCGCCAGTGACAGTCCGCTTCGGGGCGACAGCGGCTGTCCCCTTGGCCCGTGTCGAATAA
- a CDS encoding DUF7668 domain-containing protein, which produces MRLFNEHTEVQVTKDPENEGPIPSAWRPTLQNIVDAFVRDDYCLADGLAGVAPVSEETATQIRTYIQEYGAKLVSLPQESWATSVRIWMGDHWDALIDLWTEEEGSSDLVLQVHVSEVDSEFLVTVYMVYVP; this is translated from the coding sequence ATGAGCACACCGAAGTTCAGGTAACCAAAGATCCGGAAAATGAAGGGCCGATACCGTCAGCATGGCGACCGACTCTACAGAACATCGTTGATGCCTTCGTTCGTGATGACTACTGTCTTGCAGATGGACTTGCCGGAGTCGCTCCGGTATCGGAGGAGACCGCGACGCAGATTCGTACGTACATTCAAGAGTACGGTGCGAAGCTGGTTTCACTTCCACAAGAGTCGTGGGCTACATCGGTGCGTATCTGGATGGGCGATCACTGGGACGCCCTGATTGATCTCTGGACGGAAGAGGAAGGAAGTAGCGACCTTGTGCTGCAGGTGCACGTATCAGAAGTGGACAGTGAATTTCTTGTAACCGTCTACATGGTCTACGTTCCCTAA